In the genome of Mytilus edulis chromosome 3, xbMytEdul2.2, whole genome shotgun sequence, one region contains:
- the LOC139515519 gene encoding uncharacterized protein: MLELQFYITISSLVFLCAGLHAAAVDDEMKLLRGELLEMKLLRGELLEMKLLRGELLKIRSSYKILVRRMDELEKTNAVLQKCGCQTENLAQTSNKNDEFVNIDVADSEYSNQSVISNQVKRLSASDKVGFRAYVREPISNIGDNQIIPFRTVQFDSNRAFHGDSGVFTSPKSGMYAFFCTILVYGGQRLEFEIVKDGHVLAYGGSYGNKAEHDYGSETTSTLLHLNAGEKMYVRVHSSAHSSTGYTIYPSFSHFMGFSLD, from the coding sequence ATGTTGGAACTTCAATTCTATATAACTATATCGTCACTTGTATTTTTGTGTGCTGGGCTTCATGCAGCAGCTGTAGATGATGAAATGAAATTGTTGAGAGGAGAGTTGCTGGAAATGAAATTGTTGAGAGGAGAGTTGTTGGAAATGAAATTGTTGAGAGGAGAGTTGCTGAAAATTAGAAGCTCCTACAAGATTTTGGTCCGCAGGATGGATGAactagaaaaaacaaacgcagtTCTTCAGAAATGTGGTTGTCAAACGGAAAATTTAGCTCAAACCTCGAATAAAAACGACGAATTCGTAAATATAGATGTTGCTGATAGCGAATATTCAAATCAATCTGTGATATCTAACCAAGTCAAAAGACTTTCTGCGTCAGATAAAGTTGGCTTTCGGGCGTATGTGAGAGAACCTATTTCTAATATTGGAGACAACCAGATAATACCATTCAGAACTGTTCAATTTGACTCAAACAGAGCATTTCATGGCGACAGTGGTGTGTTCACTTCCCCTAAAAGTGGAATGTATGCATTTTTCTGTACCATCTTAGTTTATGGAGGACAGAGATTagaatttgaaattgtaaaagacGGCCATGTTTTAGCATATGGTGGAAGCTATGGCAATAAAGCAGAGCATGACTACGGAAGCGAAACAACTTCGACATTATTACATCTAAATGCAGGAGAAAAGATGTACGTTCGAGTTCATAGCAGCGCTCATTCCTCAACTGGATATACTATTTATCCAAGTTTTTCACATTTTATGGGATTTAGTCTGGATTAA
- the LOC139515520 gene encoding heavy metal-binding protein HIP-like, with protein sequence MENLKTVKHPPKIGRMSGVMERIDELEKVNKILQKCDCRGDHKGKPKNLHQSNNTKRESDSHRLHSVKECKTVISNQIKRRSVSVKVAFRAYVTGPISNLGDNQIIPFSSVPFDTHSAFHGDRGVFTSPKSGLYAFFCTILVYYEQRLEFEIVRDGNILAYGGSYGNQAEHKDYGSGTTSTIVQLNAGEKVYVRVHGNIHPSSGQIIFQGFSYFMGFILD encoded by the exons ATGGAAAACTTAAAAACTGTGAAACATCCACCAAAAATTGGGAGGATGTCGGGTGTTatggaaag GATTGACGAACTTGAAAAAGTAAACAAGATTCTTCAGAAATGTGATTGTCGAGGAGACCACAAAGGCAAACCCAAAAATCTACATCAGAGTAATAACACAAAAAGAGAAAGTGATAGCCATCGTCTCCATAGTGTCAAAGAATGTAAAACTGtgatatcaaatcaaatcaaaagacgTTCTGTGTCAGTTAAAGTTGCTTTTCGAGCATATGTGACTGGACCCATTTCCAATCTTGGAGACAACCAGATCATACCATTTAGCTCTGTTCCATTTGACACGCACAGCGCATTTCATGGCGACCGCGGTGTCTTCACCTCTCCTAAAAGTGGACTTTATGCGTTTTTCTGCACAATATTAGTTTATTATGAACAGAGATTAGAATTTGAGATTGTAAGAGACGGTAATATTTTAGCATATGGTGGAAGCTATGGCAATCAAGCAGAGCATAAAGATTATGGAAGCGGGACAACTTCAACAATAGTACAGCTTAATGCAGGAGAAAAGGTTTACGTTCGAGTTCATGGCAACATTCATCCCTCATCTGGACAGATAATTTTTCAGGGGTTTTCATACTTTATGGGATTTATTCTGGATTAA